A region of the Nocardia nova SH22a genome:
ACATCCGGATGCCGGACGATGGGGATCTGCGCGCCGCCCTTCGCCGCGACCGCCCGGCCCTGCGGCCGGTTGCGGGCATAGTCGAGCGCCTTGAGATATCCGGTGTAGCCCAGCGAGGTGGCGGCCAGGCCGACCCCGAGCCGCGCCTCGTTCATCATGTGGAACATGTAGCTGAGCCCGCGGTTGGGTTCGCCCACCAGATACCCCACCGCACCCGGCTCTCCGCCGGGCGTGAAGGCTCCGTCACCGAAGACCGGCGCGGTGTTGACCGTGCCCCGCCAGCCCATCTTGTGATTGATTCCGGCGAGCACCACATCGTTGCGCTCGCCGAGCGAACCATCCTCGGCGGGAAGGAATTTCGGCACGATGAACAGTGAGATGCCGCGGGTACCGGTGTCCGATCCCGGGATACGTGCCAGCACCAGATGCACGATGTTCTCCGAGAGATCGTGGTCGCCTCCGGAGATCCACATCTTGCGGCCGAACAGCCGGTAGCTGCCGTCACCGGCCGGCACCGCCTTGGTGGTGATATCGGCCAGCGACGATCCGGCCTGCGGTTCCGACAGCGCCATCGTGCCGAACCAGCGCCCGCTGAGCATCGGCCGCACGAAACGGTCGATCTGCGCCGGATCGGCGTGGGCGGCAAGTAGATTCGCATTGCCGATGGTGAGCAGCGCATAGCTGGCGGTGGCCACATTGGCGGCATAGAACCAGGACATGCACGCGGTGAACACGGTGTGCGGCAACTGCATACCGCCGATCCGCTCGTCCATGGCGGCGCCGACGAATCCGGCCTCGCCGAAGGCCGACAGCGCCGCGGCCACCTCGGGGATGATGTGCACCTTCTCCCCGTCGAAGGTGGGTTCGTGCAGATCACCCTCGCGGTTGTGCGGAGCGAAATACTTCTCGGCCAGCTCCCGGCTCAGCGCGAGGACCTGGTCGAAGGTCTCGCGGCTGTGCTCGTGGTAGCGCTCGCGCTCGGTCAGCCGGGGAACGTCGAGCCACTCGTAGAGCAGGAAGTCGAGATCGCGCGCGGACATGATGAGCGAATCCATAGCACCAGCCTCGTGTGCGAACGCGCTACGCGCAAGGGACCTGTCCCGCCGCACACGACACGACCGGCGTGTCAGGGGCGCCGGGACAACAGTGGTGCGAGGAAACGCTCCAGCATGGCGCGCTCCTCGGCCTCGTCCCGGCCGGGAACGGTGAGCAGCGAGACGATGATCCGGGTCAGCCAGCGGGCCAGCAGGACCGAATCACGGTCTCCGGCGAGGGTTTCCGAATCGAACAGCGATCGCCCCATGGCCTCGATGACCTGCGAGGTCTGTGCCATCTCCAGGGTCCGCCCGGCATCGTCGGGCCGGAACCAGGCGATCAGCAGGGGATCGGAACGCACGGCGCGCAGGCTGGCGAGTACCCCGGCCACCGCTCTCTCGCCTGGATCGCCGATGGTCGCGATCTCGGCGGCAACGGTGGCCCCGACCCGTCGCGCCTCGCGGTGCACATAAGCCAGCTGAACGGCCTGACGACTGTCGAAATACCGGTACAGCGTGGCACGCGAGCAACCCGCGGCCTTGGCGATATCGCCCATCTGCGCGGCAGCGACACCTCGCGCCGCGAACAACTCCGCAGCCGCGTCGAGTATGCGCTCGGCGGCCTGCAACGAACGCTCCTGAGTCAGCCAGTCCCGCCCATTTTGTGGCATCAGGTGATCCTTCCCGTGTTCGCGCGCTATTGCCTCTCGCTCGGTCGACCGTTCCCGAACCGCGGTTGTCCAGACCGCGTTCCGGTTGGAACAGGACACCGGGTGATCACTCCGACCGCCTGTCGGCTCCCCCGTACGTGCGGTGCCGGGGCGAGGCGGACCGGGCAAGTGTTGTTATCGGTACGAGCGGTCCTTGGATGTCGCTCATGCGGCAGGCGTGAACGGAACGCTGACCGGCCAGCGTACGTAATTGCCCTCGGTGTAGCGCACCCCGTCGATGTCCACCGTGAAATCCGGGCAGCGGGTGAGCAGTTCCCGCAGGGCGATGGTGGCCTGCATGCGCGCCGCGGCCGAGCCCAGGCAGTGGTGGTTGCCGTTGCCGAAGGTGAGGATGTTCTTCGGATTCCTCGTGACATCGAGAGTGCCCGCGTCCGGCCCGTATTCGTCCTCGTCCCGGTTCGCCGAGGCGTACAGCATGAGGACGCGGCGGCCCGCGGGAATGGTGACGCCGTGCAGTTCGACATCGCGGGTGGTGGTGCGGGCCAGGCCCTGCGCCGGTGAGGTCATCCGCAGGAATTCGTCGACCGAACCCGGGATCAGGTCCGGATCGTCCAGCAGGCGCCGCCGCTGCTCGGGTTCGGTGGTCAGCAGTTGCACCGCACCGCCCAGATTCCCGGTGGTGGTGTCGTTGCCGCCGGTGATCATCGTGAAGGCGAAGCCGATGATCTGCAGGATCTCACCGACATCACCGTCCGAACCCAGTCCCGAGGCCACCAGGTGGGAGATGGTGTCGTCGGCGGGTTCGAGTTTGCGCTTGTCGATCATCGCGATGAAGTACTGCGACAACTCGCCGACCGCGTCCTGCGCGTGCTGGATACCGCCGGTCGCCGAGGCCGCCACGATCGCCTCGCTCCACCCGTCGAACTTCGCCCGGTCGGCCTCGGGCACGCCGAGATAATGCGCCACCACCATGGTCGGCAGCGGTTTGAACAGCTCCGCCGAGATATCGCCGCCGCCCGCCGCGAGCAGCCGTTCCAGTCGCTCGACGACGAACTTCTCGACCGCGGGCCGGATCTCCTGCACCTGCCGGGGCGTGAACCCCTTGGCGACCCGGCGGCGGAAGACCGTGTGGTCCGGCGGATCGGTGAAGACGAACGGCCGGTTCTCCCCGAGCCCGATCTCGCTGAGGTCGTTGTAGTCGACCGTGAGCCCCTGCGCGGAGGAGAATGTCTCCGGATCACGCACCGCCGCATACACATCCGCGTATCGCGAGAGCACGTAGTAATCGTCCTGCGGGCGGTGTTCGGGTACCACGTGATGTACGGGATCGGATTCGCGGAGGGCGGCGTACATCGGCCAGGGGTCGCGCCAGCCGTCGCCGGAGCGCAACGTGAACCGAGCGGGATGAGACATTGTGTTGCTCATGTATCGAAGATAAGACAAATAGGCTCACATGTCTAGAACCTGTTGCAGAAGGTGCGGCCTTCCCGATGCCGCGCGGCGCTCGTCCGACCTGGGTACTGTGAATCCACCCCCGCCCCGGAGGACAAGGAGCGCCCGTGCGAACCAGTCCCGCAGTGCGAGAATTCTTCCGGCGCAAGCCGATCGATCAGATCGCCGAGGACGCCCCGACGAATCTGCATCGCGCACTGGGGTTGTGGCAGCTGACCGCGATCGGCGTCGGCGGCATCATCGGGGCCGGGATCTTCGCGCTGGCGGGCTCGGTCGCGCACGACACCGCCGGGCCCGCGGTCCTGATCTCCTTCCTGATCGCGGGTGTGGCCAGTGCCGCGGCCGCGCTGTCCTATGCCGAATTCGCCGGGCTGATCCCGCGCGCCGGATCGGCCTACACCTACGGATACGCCGTTCTGGGGGAGCCGGTGGGCTGGTTCATCGGCTGGGATCTGCTGCTCGAGTACACCGCGATCGTGTCGGTGGTCGCGATCGGAATCTCCGGCTACATCCAATTCCTGTTGGGGCAGTGGGATATCGCGCTCCCGGACTGGATGCTGGGTGCGCCGGGGACCGGGCACGGCCATGCGGTGGACCTGTTCGCGGCACTGCTGTGCCTGCTGATCGCCGCGTTGCTCAATCTGGGGATCCGTGCGGCGGCGCGATTCGAGACCTTCGTGGTGGGAATCAAGATCGCGGTCGTCGTGGTGGTGATCGTGGTGGGTTTCTTCCACATCCACACCGCCAACTACCACCCGTACTTCCCGTTCGGATTCTCCGGCGCGGTCACCGGTGCGGCGACGGTGTTCTTCGCGGTCTTCGGCTACGACGCCATGTCCACCGCCGCCGAGGAGTCCGTGGACGCGAAACGTCATCTGCCCAAGGCGATTCTGCTGTCGCTGGTGATCTCGATGATCCTCTACGTCCTGGTGTGCCTGGTGCTGACCGGGATGCAGCACTACACCGAGATCGATCCGGAGAGCGGCCTGTCCTCGGCCTTCGCCTCGGTCGGCCTGCCGGGGCTGGGCAGCCTGATCGCCGCCGGCGCGATCGTCGGCATCATGACGGTGCTGTTCACCTTCATGCTCGGCGCCACCCGCGTCTGGTACTCGATGAGCCGAGACGGGTTGCTGCCCAGGTGGTTCGCCAAGACGCACCCGGTGCGGCAGGTGCCCACCCGGATCACCTGGATCGTCGGGATCGCGTCCGCGGTGATCGCGGGACTGCTGCCGATCGGGGAGGCTGCCGAGCTGACCAATATCGGAATCCTGCTGGCGTTCATCGTGGTCTGCGTCGCGGTGATCGTGCTGCGCTACCGGCGACCCGATCTGCCCCGCGCCTTCCGCACTCCGGGGATGCCGGTGGTGCCGCTGATCGGCATCGGATTCTCGATCTGGCTCATCACCTACCTGCAGCCCGCCACCTGGTTGCGCTTCGCGGTCTGGTTCGTCATCGGGCTCGTCGTCTATCTCGCCTACAGCCGCCGCCACTCCCTGCTGGCCGGACGCGGTACCGACCGGCCGGATGCGCCCGCTCGGGCCTAGGAATTGTATCGAGATAACAGCAATATCTGAGAGATATTCGATATTTACCGGTTCGTTATACGAATTGGTGTGTTCGTATTTGGTTTCCATCCGGTCGTGGCGAATCATTGCTCCCCGGATTCGACGATCGACAGATCACCGTGGTGTTCGCTCAATCTGCTCTCGATACGAGATTCGGAGGAACGCATCATGGCAGGAACCGATGAGGGTCGATGTACCCGTCTGCTCCGTCGTTTTACCTGGTCAGCAGCGGCAGCGCTGATCGTTCTCCCCGGCGTGACGGGATTCGCGGGCGCGGCGCACGCGGAATCCCCATTACCCGCCCCGGTCATCCCCGGAATTTCTCTTCCGCCCGGGTTCTCAATTCCCGGGCTCTTCCCGGGAAATCCCCCGGCCCCGGCGCCGGCCCCATCGCCCGGTGAGCGGGCGCTCGCGGCGGCGGAAACCAAAATCGGATCGTCCTACGTCTCCGGCGCGGCCGGGCCGGACGCCTTCGACTGCTCGGGCCTGGTCCAGTGGGCCTATCGGCAGGCGGGCATCGATCTGCCGCGCACGAGCTACGACCAACTGGCCGCCGGTACGCCGGTGGACCTGGACGCTCTGCGGCCCGGTGATCTGGTGTCCTTCTACGGCGGCGGTCATTCCGCGCTGTACGCCGGTGACGGCTCCGTGGTGCATGCCGCCGGAAACGGTTCCGGCGTGGTGCGTTCACCGCTTTCGCAGATGCCGGTGACCGGCGCGCGGCGCTACTGAGCCGGTCGCGCCCGGCGCGGAATTCACGGTTCGGATCCGGTGCGGGAATATGGTGCGCGACAATGTGAAGCGAGATCGCTCGTCATTGTCCAGCACCATCCGATCAGCACCGTATACCGGCAGCGTCCGCCCGGTAACGCGAATCGTGGAGGAGGGGCCGGTGGCCGATGTCCCGGTGCACGGCGACGACCCGTTCGGACCGATTCGCCCGTCGGACGCCGTCGACGGGTGGGAGCTGGCCGGCGATGCCGGATCCTGGTGGCTGGTCAAGGATTTCGGCTCCGCCCGCGGTTCGGTCCGGCCCACCACCCGCACCACCTGCGCCTGGCGGATCGACGACGGCGACGGGCGCATGGTGCGTGAGGTCAGCGCACGCTCGGTCGCCGATGCCAGGGTGGCGGCCGACGAGTGGATACGCGGAACGGCCGACTGAGTCGCACCCCTCCTTCGCGGTGGCTCGGTCGGCCGTTCGGTACCGGAACTACCGGTTCGGTGTCTGCCGATCCGAGATCGCCTGCAGGCTGAAGGCGGGCGATCGGCGTTCGGGCATCGGCGCCTCCTCCGACTGGGCGCGCGGCCACGCGCGGCCGCTGTCCGCCAGCTCGGGATCACTTGTCGCGGAAGATGATTCGCGACGTGACGGGGCATCGATCTCGGCCAGGCCGACCAGCACGATCAGCATCATCGTGACCAGCGTGACCACCATGATCAGCGGGGTGAGCAGTTGCACCGAATCAACGCCGGACGGCTCATCGCTCATCCCGCCCATCCGGTGCGCCGTCATGGATGCCATTCCGGTGTAATGCATTCCGCACACCGCGATACCCATGATCGCCGCCGCGCCGAGGGTCGCGGTGAGCCCGCGCACATGCAGGACGAACCACAGCGCCGCCGTCGCCGCCACCACCGCGATCACCAGCGAGAGCGCGACCAGTCCGGTGCTGTATTCGATGTGCGCGCCCGAGTGCATGGCGTACATCCCGAGGTAATGCATTGCGGCGACACCGAACCCGGTGATCATGCCGCCCAGCGGCAGCGCGATCACCTCCCGGTGCCCACGCACCACGATCGACAGTCCCGCCCACACGACGATCACGGCGATCGCCGCGCTGAGCAGGGTCATCGGCACGTCGTAGCGAATGCTCGCACCGTGGATCGAGAACCCGAGCATGGCGGTGAAGTGCATGACCCAGATACCGGCGCCGCCGAGTGAGATCGCGGCCGCGATGAGCCAGCCGCCGGGCCAGCGTGAGGCCCTGGCGTGGGTGGCGCAGCGCAGTGCCAGGACGGATCCGATGAAGGACATGAGGTAAGCCAGGACCGGGGTGACCCAGCCGTGGTTGAAATGGTCGAGCTCGAGCACGAGGTCTCCCTATAGCGAAAGAGGGGTTATCAATTCGTGACCGGACGATAGTTCACCACGCACATGACGGTGTGGGATGCCCGGTCGTATCCGTGCCGCCCCGGCGACGTCCACCGGCTGACAGATACCGTGGTGACGATCGTTTACGGGGTGTATGCACGGGGTTTGCCGGACCGCCCGGGGGTGGACATCGTCCGCGAATTCCCGCTGGCGCACTTGTGTCACGTGATCGACGCGCCGCGTTCGAGGGCGCCCGGCCGAGGTGTTCCGCCGCGACCGCGATATAATACGAAAACCGTATGAGTCGACCGGAGGGACGGATGACCCCACAGGCGGATTCCGCGTCCGCGACGCGGCGGCGGCTGGCCGTCGCGGTCAAGGACGCGCTTCGGGATCTGAATATTCAACTGGCACTGCTGAATCGGCGGTTCGGCGGCCGGGTGGAACTGCGCGATGTGGACTGGACCTGCCTGGATCTGATCAACCGGCGGGGTTCGATCTCGCCCTCCGCGCTGGCGCGGCTCACCGGACTGCATCCGGCCACCCTCACCGGAATCCTGGATCGATTGCAGAAGGGCGGCTGGATCGTCCGTGAGCGAGATCCCGAATCCGGCGATCGCCGCGCCGTCACCCTGCGGGCCGTGCGGCAGCGCAATGCCGAGTTGTTCCAGATTTTCGCCGGAATGAATCAGCGGATGGACGACCTGCTCGAACGGTATTCGGAGGCGGAACTCGAGGTGATCGCGGACTTCCTGCGGCGGACCGGGACGGCGGGGTCGGGGGCCGCGGAGGAACTCGGGCGCTGATCAGCCGTGCGGGCGCACCGGCAGTTCGGTCATGCCGCGGATCAGCAGACTGGGCTGCCAGTTCGGCGTGAAATCCGGCGCCAACGCCAGCTTCGGGAACCGGTCCAGCAGTGCGGTGAAGGCGACCGTGGCCTCCATCCGGGCCAGCGGCGCGCCCACACAGAAGTGGATGCCGTGCCCGAATGCCATGTGCCCGGCGATATTCCGGTTGATATCCAGCTCGCCGGGTTCGCGATAGCGATCCGGATCCCGGTCGACCGCCGTCAGGGCCACATAGACCACTTCGCCTGCGGGGATGGTGGTTTCGCCGATGGTCACCGGTTCGCCCGTGAACCGCAGGGTGGCCCAGCCGACCGGACCGCAGAAGCGCAGGAACTCCTCGACCGCGGCGGGTACGCCCTCCGGATCGGCACGCAGCGCGTCGAATTGGGCGCGGTCGCGCAACAGTGCGTAGGTGCCGTTGCCGATGAGATTGACGGTGGTCTCGTGCCCGGCGACGAGCAGCAGGAACGACATGGCGATCAGTTCCTCGTCGGTGAGCCGGTCGCCCGCGTCGGACTCGGTCGCCAGGCCGGAGAGCAGATCGTCACCGGGGTGATCGCGTTTGTCCGCCAGGAGCTTTGTGAGATAGGCGGCCATCTCGGTGGACGCGCGGTCGCGGTCGTCGAGTCCGCCCGCGCCGCCGATCAGGATCTTGGTCCAGCCCTGGAAATCGCCCCGATCGCCGTAGGGGACGCCGAGCAGTTCGCAGATCACGGTCACCGGCAGCGGGTTCGCGAAGTCTCGGAGGAGGTCGGCCTCGTCGTGACCGGCCATGGCGTCCAGTAGCTCCGCGGTGATCTCCTCGATCCGCGGACGCAGGGCCGCCACCCGGCGCGCGGTGAAGGACTTGTTCACGAATTTCCGCAGCCGGGTGTGGCCGGGTGGATCGGTGTTGAGCATATGCGTGTTCAGCGCCTGCATATCGGTAGCCAGCATGGAGCGATTACCGTTGCGGCGGAACAGTTCCGCCGCGCTGCGGGCGTCCTTGAGCAGCCGGGGATCGGTCAGTGCGGCGCGCGCCTCGGCGTAACCGATCACCACCCAGCACGGAACTCCATACGGATGAACGGATCTCAGGTGGCGGACCGGCCCCTGCGCCCGCCAGCGGTCGTAATATCTGTGCGGGTTGTCGTGAAAGTCGCTGCCCACCACTTCGAGTTCTTCGACGGTGTCACTCTCGGCCATGACGTTCTCCCTGCTGCCCATCCCGGCGAACACTCCCCATGGAGCCGGACGGATGTAACCGCTGACCTCATCCAACGTACCCAAATCGCGGACGCCCGGCAGGCATGTCCGAAAGGTCACGAAATCCGTTCTCCGCAAACCGGATTCGCCGGACGGTGGCGGGCGATTCGCTGGACGCCGGCGAGCAGTCGCGGGACCACCACGTACACCGCGGCGGGGACGACGAACGCGGTGAGCACCAGCGTGCGCAGGACGGGATGCCAAGCGGCGGTGAACGGCGCCATCGCGAACATGCCGATGGTCACCATCGGGAAGATCGCGCACCAGGTGACGACGGCGCGCAGATGGACCGACGGTACGGCGGGGGCGGAAACGGTGCTGGTCATGGTCTGCTCCTCAACTCCAACTAACTGGTTGTAGTTGCTAGTAGACACTATGGGCGCGACATCTGCAACTGTCTGGTTGGAGATTTGCTAGGCTGGGCGCATGGCCTGGGACATCGAACGCACCAAACGACTGTTGCTCGATGCTGCGGTCGCGGAATTCAGTGCATACGGCCTCGCCGGTGCGCGGGTGGACCGCATCGCCGTCGCGGCCGGGGTCAACAAGGAACGCATCTACAAATACTTCGGGACCAAGGACCAACTGTTCGAAACCGTCCTCGATCGGGAGATCGGCGACCTCGACGATGTGGTGCGTCTGGAAGGGGAGGGCGTGGCGGCGGTGGTCGATTACGCCGAGCGGTTCTTCGACCACGTCTGCGAGGCACCCACTTTGGCACGGTTGTTGTTCTGGGAGGGGCTGGAATTGGGGATTCCGGTCGCGGAACCCGTGCGCCGCAAGGGAATCGACCGCAAGGCGGCGGATATTCATCGCGCTGTCCCCGCGCTGTCGGAATCGGCTGCGCGCGAGGTACTCCTGACGATTCTGACCCTGTGCTACAGCTGGCCGGTCCTGCCCACCTTGGACCGCCTCGCCACCGGCGTTGTCACACCGGACGCGACGCGCAGGGCCGAGCGCCGTGCGGCGGTCGGCCGGACGGTCGCGGCCGCGGTGACGGCCGAGCAGGCGGCCACCGGCTGAGTCCGGCGGCCTGCCGCGACGGTGTCTGCCCGGGCGCTATCGATCGGACCAGGTGACCGGGAGGGCGTGCACACCGTAGATGTTCATATCGGTGCGCAGTGGCACCTCGTCGGCGGGGACGGCCAATCGCAGCGTCGGGAAGCGGCGCGCCAATCCCGCGAAACCGGCGCGCATTTCGACCCGGGCCAGTTGCTGTCCGAGGCACTGATGCACGCCGTGGCCGAAGGATACGAGGCCGCGGGCGGTGCGCCGGAGGTCGAGGGCGTCGGGGTCGTCGAAACGCAGCGGATCGCGGTTGGCGGCCAGCAGGGAAACCACGACGGTGGAACCCTTTCCGATCGTCTCACCGCCGAGTTCGATGTCCTCGGTGGCGTAGCGGTAGAAGATGTCGGCCACCGACAGATAGCGCAGCAACTCCTCGACGGCATTGGGCACCAGTTCCGGATCGGCGTGCAGGGCGGCCAGTTGTTCCGGATGCTCCAGCAGGGCGAAGGTGCCGAGCCCCAGCATGTTCGCGGTGGTCTCGTGGCCCGCGAGCAGGAGCAGGAAGGCGATTCCGGTCAGTTCGTCGATGCCGAGATCGTCGTCGCGGGCCAGGTCGGAGAGGATGTCCTCACCGGGTTCGGCGCGCTTGCGGGTGACCAGTTCGGCCAGATAAGTGGTCATCGCGCCGTAGGCGGCGCCCTTCTCCTCGAGGGTCTGCTCCTTGAGCATGAACTTCGCCGAATTCGCCTGGAACTCATCGCGATCCGCGTAGGGGACGCCGAGCATCTCGCAGATCACCAGCGAGGGCAGCGGCAGGGCGAACTCGCGGACCAGATCGACCGGCGGGGGCAGTTCCGCCATCCGGTCGAGCAGTTGCTCGGTGATCTCGGCGATGTGCTGTTCGAGCATCTTCATCCGCCGGACGGTGAACGCGCCGGTCAGCTTGCGCCGCAGCCGGGTGTGATCCGGCGGGTCCATCGCGATGAACAGGCCGGGGATCTGCTGCGACGGTTCCGTCGGGGTGGGCATGCCGGGCGTCTCGTACGGTACGTGGATCACACCGAGATCCAGGCGGGAGCTGAATCGGGTGTCGGCCATCAGGGTGCGGACCGCCTCGTAGCCGGTGACGAGCCAGCCCTCGTGCCCGTCGGGGAACAGCAGGGGGCTGACCGGCCGCTGTTCGCGCAGTTCGGTGATCTCGCGGGGCGGGTCGAAGGGGCCCGCGGTGCGTCGCATGGGCAGGCCGTGGGGAACGGGCATCGGAATTCCTTGTCTCGCTGAGATGTTCATGGTTCGAGCGTGAGTGCGCCCGAGGGGCACACCGACACGGCCTCTCGGACGGCCGCGTGGTCGGGCGGCGCGGGATCGGTGGTCGCCGCCACCACCCGGCCGTCGCCGGGATCCTGGTCGAATACCGCGGGAGCGGTGAGTGCGCACATTCCGGCGCCGATGCACCGCTCCCGGTCGATTCCGATACGCATCACGCGGCGACGGCGTGCCGGATGACGACATTGCCCATCGAGCTGCGGGCGTGCACCCGCACGATGTCCGTGCCCGCCTGCTCGATCGGCTGCAGCTGGTTGTGCACCGTGCCCTGCTGCGCGTTGACCTCCAGCATCGCGGCACTGCCCGGGTGGATGCCGATTTCGAGCTCACCCACGGAGGTCTCCAGCCGGAGTTCGCCGCGGGCCGCCTCACCGATACGGATATCGCCCTTGGCGACCTTCGCGGTCACCGCGCCGCGCGGCCGTTCGACCACGATGTCACCGAGGGAGACCTCGAGTTCGCAGGGGCCGAGGTCACCCGCGCCGAGCAACCGGCCCACACCGGTGCTGCCGGTCAGCCGCGAACCGGCGGGCACCTCGATGGTCACCTCGATGGTGGGGTTACCGCCGAACGGGGCGTTGGTACGCCAGTCGCGGGCCGTCTTCACGGTCAGGGTCCCGTCGGTGAAATCGACCGTGGTCTGCTCGGCGGCGCGCACATCGGCCTTCTTGGTGGCGTCGGCCGGGGCGACCCGGACGACGGTGTCGCTGCGATCGGTGGCGATCACGGTGACATCACCGGACAGCACCTCGACGGCGACGGCGATGGGCTCGGGGGTCTGGAACGTGGTCATGGTGTACTCCTTCTGATTTCGCACTGCGAGTGCCGTGCTGTTCACGGGAGTAACTGTCGCGGGCGGGGCTGATATCGGGCTGACACCGCTCTGACATGCGTCCTGACACGGGATAATGGCTGTTCGGGGGCTGTTTTCCGGCCGGTGGGAGGCGGTGCTGCCGTCGTCTCGGTATCAGCGTCACGCCCAGTACCGGGGGCACGGCAGAATGGTCGGGTGCAGATCGGATTGCTCGGACCGCTCGAGATCCGGGCAGACGACGGTGAAGCGATCGAGTTACCGGGTGCCCGGTTGCGGGCGCTGCTCATCGCGCTCGCCCTCGAACCCGGCCGCGCGGTCCCGAAAACGACGCTCGTCGATTGGATCTGGGGTGAACAGCCGCCCGCCGACGCGGTCAACGCGCTCCAAGCGCTGGTTTCGCGCTTGCGCCGGGTGCTCCCCGACGGATCGCTGGACGCGCAGCCGGGCGGATACCGGCTGACGGTGGCGCCCGGCGCGGTCGATGTCGTGCGCTTCGAACAGTTGCTGGACCGGGCCCGCGACGGTGCCGACGCCCGGCGGGTGGAGCTGTTGTGCGAGGCGCTGTCGCTGTGGCGTGGCGCCGCGCTGCAGGACATGGGGGACGAGGCCGCCGCCCAGATCACCCGCCTGGAGGGTTTGCGCCTGGTCGCGCTCGAGGATCGGTACGAGGCGGAGCTGCGGCTGGGCCGCGGGCCGGAGCTGGTCGCCGAGCTGACCGAACTGGTGGCCCGGAATCCGGTGCGGGAGCGGCTGATCGGCGCGTTGATGCGGGCCCTGGCCGTCGCGGGCCGCGGTGCCGAAGCGCTGGTCGTGTACCAGAACGCCCGCGAGGCGCTGGCCGACACCTTCGGCGTCGACCCCTCCCCGGAACTGTCGGATCTGCATGTCGCACTGCTGCGCGGTGAGGTCGGCGCGGAGCCGGACCGGCGCACGAATCTGCGGGCCGAGCTGACCGAATTCGTCGGCGGGCACAGCACCGTGGCCGCCGTTCGTGAGCTCATCGCCGGGCACCGGCTCACCACCCTGACCGGTCCCGGCGGCTCCGGAAAGACCAGGCTCGCTGTGGAAACCGCGCACACCCTGCTCGACGATCTACCGGACGGCGCCTGGCTGGTGGAGCTGGCGCCGGTCGGCGCGAGCGGCGATATGGCGCAGGCGGCGCTGGCCGCATTCGGCCTGCGGGACGCGCTGCTGGGCACCGCGTCGAATGCCGAGCCGATGGACCGGCT
Encoded here:
- a CDS encoding cytochrome P450 family protein, translated to MAESDTVEELEVVGSDFHDNPHRYYDRWRAQGPVRHLRSVHPYGVPCWVVIGYAEARAALTDPRLLKDARSAAELFRRNGNRSMLATDMQALNTHMLNTDPPGHTRLRKFVNKSFTARRVAALRPRIEEITAELLDAMAGHDEADLLRDFANPLPVTVICELLGVPYGDRGDFQGWTKILIGGAGGLDDRDRASTEMAAYLTKLLADKRDHPGDDLLSGLATESDAGDRLTDEELIAMSFLLLVAGHETTVNLIGNGTYALLRDRAQFDALRADPEGVPAAVEEFLRFCGPVGWATLRFTGEPVTIGETTIPAGEVVYVALTAVDRDPDRYREPGELDINRNIAGHMAFGHGIHFCVGAPLARMEATVAFTALLDRFPKLALAPDFTPNWQPSLLIRGMTELPVRPHG
- a CDS encoding TetR/AcrR family transcriptional regulator, translating into MAWDIERTKRLLLDAAVAEFSAYGLAGARVDRIAVAAGVNKERIYKYFGTKDQLFETVLDREIGDLDDVVRLEGEGVAAVVDYAERFFDHVCEAPTLARLLFWEGLELGIPVAEPVRRKGIDRKAADIHRAVPALSESAAREVLLTILTLCYSWPVLPTLDRLATGVVTPDATRRAERRAAVGRTVAAAVTAEQAATG
- a CDS encoding cytochrome P450; this translates as MPVPHGLPMRRTAGPFDPPREITELREQRPVSPLLFPDGHEGWLVTGYEAVRTLMADTRFSSRLDLGVIHVPYETPGMPTPTEPSQQIPGLFIAMDPPDHTRLRRKLTGAFTVRRMKMLEQHIAEITEQLLDRMAELPPPVDLVREFALPLPSLVICEMLGVPYADRDEFQANSAKFMLKEQTLEEKGAAYGAMTTYLAELVTRKRAEPGEDILSDLARDDDLGIDELTGIAFLLLLAGHETTANMLGLGTFALLEHPEQLAALHADPELVPNAVEELLRYLSVADIFYRYATEDIELGGETIGKGSTVVVSLLAANRDPLRFDDPDALDLRRTARGLVSFGHGVHQCLGQQLARVEMRAGFAGLARRFPTLRLAVPADEVPLRTDMNIYGVHALPVTWSDR
- a CDS encoding ferredoxin translates to MRIGIDRERCIGAGMCALTAPAVFDQDPGDGRVVAATTDPAPPDHAAVREAVSVCPSGALTLEP